From Dechloromonas sp. A34:
GTTCGACGCCGCATTCAAGCAGGCAGTCGCGCTCGGCGCGGGTTTCGATGCCTTCGGCCAGCAACCTGATTTTCAGTTGCCGACAGATGTGGGCAATGCCTTCCACGATCGCCTGCTTTGGCCGGCTGGTATCGATGTCACGCACCAGGTCCATGTCGATCTTGATGATATCGGGTTGAAATTCGGCGAGCAGGTTAAGGCCCGCGTAACCGGCCCCGAAATCGTCGATCGCGGTCATGAATCCGAAGCGCCGGTACTCCTCAAAAATATTGATCAGATGCGGCCGGTCGGTCACCTTCTCGCCCTCGACGACCTCGAAAATGATGTTTTCCTTTGGAAAGCCGTACGTTGTCGCGGCCTCGAAGGTCGAGCGGATGCAGGCCGCCGGCTCGTACACCGCGTTGGGCAGAAAATTGATCGACAGCAACTCGCGGATCCCCAGTTCCGCAGCCCCCTTGACGGCACCGACGCGACAGCCCTGGTCGAAACGATATCGATTGTCGTCATTGACACGGGCCAGCACCGAAGCTGCCGTTTCGCCGTTAATGCCGCGAACCAAGGCCTCATGGGCAAAAATCGATCGAGCGCGAAAATCGACGATTGGCTGGTAGGCAAAAGCAAAGTCAAAATCCAGCGTCTCGAGGTCCCGGCAACGACTGCATCCAGGCAAGTCGACCGAGCCAGAAATTTCGGTCGATGGCGTCAAGCTCTTGGACATCGCAGTTTTT
This genomic window contains:
- a CDS encoding EAL domain-containing protein; the protein is MSKSLTPSTEISGSVDLPGCSRCRDLETLDFDFAFAYQPIVDFRARSIFAHEALVRGINGETAASVLARVNDDNRYRFDQGCRVGAVKGAAELGIRELLSINFLPNAVYEPAACIRSTFEAATTYGFPKENIIFEVVEGEKVTDRPHLINIFEEYRRFGFMTAIDDFGAGYAGLNLLAEFQPDIIKIDMDLVRDIDTSRPKQAIVEGIAHICRQLKIRLLAEGIETRAERDCLLECGVELFQGYFFCKPAFRAVGNIDPAAWS